The Mixophyes fleayi isolate aMixFle1 chromosome 1, aMixFle1.hap1, whole genome shotgun sequence genome includes a region encoding these proteins:
- the FGB gene encoding fibrinogen beta chain has protein sequence MAKIMKVVLLLVLCTSAVWCASDYDDEDGDEQSAAKNKGSEVDARGHRPLSPGQKPAATRPPPPPPASGGSYRLRPTKPPAKGQKKEAIVYPDEGGCTHAYEEMGVLCPNGCELRTTLLKQEKNVKDSLVIIDPAVKSLSLKSNNIYKYASVLGDKVKERQLLNEDNQNVINEYSEDLQEQYTFIKENLDNNIPSSIRILRQVLENLRSKIQKLENTISTQVENCRSPCVGTCNIPVVSGKECEEIYRKGAETSEMYLIQPDGFLRPYKVYCDMTTQDGGWTLIHNRQDGSVGFGRTWDSYKNGFGNVARDGGKKICDMPGEFWLGNDRISQLTNLAPTEALIEMEDWSGSKVTAQYTGFLVQNEANKYQISVSGYKGNAGNALLEGAPQLKGENRTMTIHNGMFFSTFDRDNDGWLHADPNKQCSKEDGGGWWYNRCHAANPNGRYYWGGSYSPDMTKHGTDDGVVYMNWRDSWYSMMRMSIKIRPKFSK, from the exons ATGGCAAAGATCATGAAGGTGGTCTTGTTACTAGTACTCTGCACCTCTGCGGTGTGGTGCGCTTCTGATTACGATGACGAAGATGGG GATGAACAGTCAGCAGCAAAG AACAAAGGATCAGAAGTAGATGCGAGAGGACATAGACCACTTTCCCCAGGACAAAAACCAGCTGCCACCagacctcctcctccacccccagcCAGCGGAGGCTCTTATCGGCTACGTCCAACCAAGCCTCCGGCCAAAGGGCAGAAGAAGGAAGCCATAGTTTATCCCGATGAAGGAGGCTGTACACATGCATATGAAGAGATG GGAGTGTTGTGTCCAAATGGTTGTGAACTTCGTACCACACTTCTAAAACAAGAGAAGAATGTTAAAGACTCCCTGGTTATCATTGATCCCGCAGTGAAGTCACTGTCACTGAAAAGTAACAACATATACAAGTATGCTTCTGTTCTTGGAGATAAGGTCAAAGAACGACAGCTACTCAATGAAG ATAACCAGAACGTTATCAATGAATATAGTGAAGATCTGCAGGAACAGTACACTTTCATCAAGGAAAATCTGGACAACAATATTCCATCCAGCATCCGCATCCTCCGTCAAGTGTTGGAAAACCTACGATCCAAAATTCAGAAGCTGGAGAACACAATTTCTACCCAGGTGGAGAACTGCAGATCTCCATGTGTTGGAACTTGCAATATCCCAGTGGTTTCTGGCAAAG AGTGTGAAGAAATCTACAGGAAAGGTGCGGAGACATCAGAGATGTATCTCATTCAACCAGATGGATTTTTGAGACCATACAAAGTTTATTGCGACATGACCACACAAGATGGAG GCTGGACACTGATCCACAACAGACAAGATGGCAGTGTTGGATTTGGTAGAACCTGGGATTCCTACAAAAATGGATTTGGAAATGTTGCCCGTGACGGAGGAAAAAAAATCTGCGACATGCCAG GTGAGTTCTGGCTGGGTAATGACAGAATTAGCCAACTTACCAACCTAGCACCCACAGAAGCCTTAATTGAAATGGAAGACTGGAGCGGCAGTAAAGTCACGGCACAGTACACTGGTTTCCTTGTACAAAATGAGGCCAATAAATACCAGATATCTGTCAGTGGCTACAAGGGAAATGCCGGCAATGCTCTCTTAGAAGGGGCTCCACAGCTGAAAGGAGAGAACAGAACCATGACAATACACAATGGCATGTTCTTCAGTACGTTTGACAGAGACAACGATGGCTG GCTACATGCAGATCCAAACAAACAGTGCTCCAAAGAAGACGGTGGTGGCTGGTGGTACAACCGATGCCACGCGGCTAATCCTAATGGCAGATATTACTGGGGTGGCAGTTACTCACCCGATATGACAAAACATGGCACAGATGATGGTGTTGTATATATGAACTGGAGGGATTCCTGGTACTCAATGATGAGGATGAGCATAAAGATCCGACCAAAGTTCTCTAAATAA